The following is a genomic window from Rhodopirellula islandica.
GACATTAGAACGGGAGCGAATCAAATGGAGTGATGTCGGGAACGCCAGAGTTGCCACCTTCGCAGTTGACGATTGCGAGAACCCATAGAATGAATAACGCAACGATCCACCACCAGCATCCGCATCCATCAGGCTTTGGCTCGTTTTCGGAGGTTGGTTGAGACGCCTTGCAGAACGGCGATGGTGGCTCGCTTGCTGGCTCGGTGATTGGCTTCGATCGCGTGACGTTGGACAATGCCGATGGATCGACGAACAGGCTGTACGGGTGCTGTGTTGCATCCTCTGACCGCTCCAGGACGCCAAGAATCAACGTGTACTCGCCAAGCTCATTGCCGGGGTTGGATGCCTGGAACTGAACATCGGCGACATCAGGGTTCTCTTTCAAGCATCGAACAGCAGGGATGATTGCTTCGGCAAAGGTTGGCTGAGATGCAGCTATCTTGAGTTCTCTATTGCCCGAAGTGTAAACGGCATCGATTGAGCTCGGTTGGTGAAGCTGTTGGGCGATTGGATGCGGTCCGAAGTATCCGTCTTCTGAAATGGGGATGCATTCCGGCAACTCACACATCACGCGGTGGCTCGAAGGAGGAGGCTGCTCGCGAACGTTTTGGCGATTCAGTTGCGCCAATTGGCCCTGCGAGGGATGAAATACTTTGGGATGGACATAATAAGGGGGATCGCCGAGGGTTGGGGACGGGCCACCGGGTCGCCTACCCCCTTCGATGCGCTGGCATGTTGGCCGCGATGATACCCCGGTGAAGTTGCCCGATGTTGTCTCAGCATTGGTGGACACTTTGGCGGCTGGCTGTCATGCCCTTGGCAATGCTCAGCAGTTCCGCTTGCTGGCGAGGTTCAAGATCACGGAACAACTGCAGCAATTCGGCCGCGTCCTGCACCAATGACACCGCCCGTGACACCGCCGATTGCGAACACCCTCGATTTCCCTGCGTTTCAGACGGTTGTTCGTTTCCTAGCGGGGTAGCTTGACGATCAGTCAGCAAGAGCCGATTGAAGACGGACCCAGTGATACACGGGTTTCTCTTCAGTCGGCTTTTTTCGTGTCCCGAGTTAGCCGCCCTGCCCCGCACCGTCGGAAATGAGTTTTGTGGTGTTTTCAAGGTACCGTTTCGGCGACCGCTTTTGCACCGGTCTCGTGGATGGGCGAAACCTTGCTCAAGCACCCTTCGCCAGCAGCAAGTCAAAAATCACTCGCTGGAACTTGGCGGCGAGTTCGGGGTTGTTGAGGTACTGAGTCATTTGGTTTTGGTGCACCTCGCCGCTGTTCATCACGGCGTCGTCGAGGGCTTCGGCGAAGTCACCCAGCAGAGCTTGTTCGGGCGAGTTGTTCTCGATCTGATTCATCACCCGCTCGTTCTCTCGGACCTAGTCGCGGATGGTGTACGCGTAGTTGATCAGGTCCTGGTCCGTCAGTGATGAACAGCTCGTTCAAGCGTGCGATCAACTGGGACAGGAATATCTCCTGCTTTGATTTGGGTTTGCCGGTCCCGATATCCGCGCCGACGCTCAGGCCCTCGGCCCCTTCTTTGACGAGTAGCAGGTCCTGCTGTTTGATCTTCGAAAGGCGGTAGTGCGTCAGATCAATGGATGACAGGTCAATCGGATCCTCCTTGGGAGCTTCCTCGCGAAGCAACGGCGCAAGATGAAGGGCATTTAGGTTCAGCTTCTCCAGGTCCGTGCTGTCGTAGTCGACGATCTGCGACATGAACTCGTAGTATCGGCTGAACGAGATCAAGTCGGATTTAAAAACGCCGAGTGCGTCCATCTCCTTCTTGGCCTCATTCATATCGCCTTCCGAGTTGGCGATGAACGTCGCGTCGCCCAGCTTTTTGGCGTGCTGATACAGCTTTCGGTTGCTCTCGAATTTCTCTCTGGCTTCCTTGTACCTTGTTTGCCAGCGATCACGTGCCGGTCGACAAACGTTGCTGAGTGCGGCGTTGCTTTTGCTCTTCGTGTAGAAGACCTCGCTGAACTGGTTCACCTCCGTCCACAGGAAGATGCTGGCTGAACGCAGCTTGTCGAACAGTTCCCAGATTTTGTTGGGGTCGGAGACATCGAGCAGCGTGGCCGCTTCGTAATACTCCTGAAACGCCGCCAGTACGTCCTCAGGTTCGTTGAAGAAATCCAGGACGTAGGTCTCTTTCTTTCCTGGGTAGGTTGCGGTCGTACTTCGACGGATCGCCGAGCTTCCAACCGCCAGCAACCATTTGGTCGATAATGTCTTGCTGGAAGGCGGCTTCCTTGGAGTCAGAGTTCATGTTGGTTTCTCGCGTAATTTGTTGCCATTCCCTTCCGGCGGCGGGCTTCTTGGAGCCTTAATCTCAGGTCTCGCTTGACTTTCCGTTGGTTCTAACCGATCATTTGTAAAGACCCTGTCGCTCTCGAAGGCTCAAGTTCCACTTGGGGCACGTCGCAAGACATAGTGAGCACGGGGTTTTTTCGTGTACCGACGCGGCTCATGGCTTGGTGCGTGTCATGTCACGGTCGTGGTTTCGCGGCACCAGCTTCCAGTGTCGATAGGGGTGTCGCCAGCGGTTCACCAGATCCCCCTGGGTTCCGGTCGACTCACCGATGTTGAAGTGCGGGTAGATCACCCGTACCCGCGCAGAGATATGCTTGTAAAGCTTCTCTTTGGCGACCGTGCGTTTGCCTCGCCTGCTTTGCCCTGCGGGCTTTACCTGGTGCTGATTATTCAGACGGAACGTCATTGCCCCCAGCACAACGTCCAGGCATTGCAACAGATCGTGGTCCTTGGAATCGACCTCCGCGATCTGTCGCTTATCAAAATCGACATTCGCACGGCGCATCTCAGGATTACGTGAAAGCGCCTCGATGAAGGATTTGAACTTCGCGGTTTCTTCCCGACTGGTGGGCATTTGATCCATATTCAACCGCACACGCTTCGGCTCATCGTGCTCCTCATTTGAGAACACGAGCCCAAACCCGTGCTTGATGAATTGGTAGTACAGTCGGTGATATTCCGACTGCCGCTGTTCCGATGTCAGGCCCTGTGGAACGTAGGTGTTATTGGTGAACATGATTCTGACCTTGGCCAAGTCAGCGGCCACCAGATCGAAGAAAGCGTCCATCACTGTCTTGTACTTGTCCAGGTAGTTCTCGGTCACCTTCGTCCACTTCAATTCACCGTGCAGGTTCTGTTCCGCCTTGCATTCTGAAAGCTGGGCGGTCACACGCAACAGATCCCGAGACCGGACCAACACGCCCCCGTAGAAATTCGAGAAGTAGGCCCCGTCTTTGACGGACTCATCGGTAAAGATCACAAACTCGGTCGCCATCGTCAGCAGCCACCATCCGTTCCCGTACGAAGTGTGGCATCCTGAAGCTGGGCGATGAATTCAGCGAATTTGAAGTGCTCGAAGATCTCGCGGGCGTCTTTGGAGAAGCATTCGATGTAGGTCAGCAGGTTCGTTTTGATGTCCGCACTACCGAGCTTGGACAGATCCATCGGGGACGTGTTGTAGAAAGACTGCTTGGCGGCCTTGAGTAGGAATTTTTCACGGGCTTCCTCTTCGAACGCCGTCATCGCCTTCAGTTTTTCGACCTGGGCGAGCACCTTCGGTTTGTTCGCCTCCAGCACACATTCCAAGCGGCGTAGGATGGTGAACGGGAGGATGATGCGTCCGTACTGGGATTGCTTGAAATCACCTCTGAGCAGATCTGCCAGGGACCAGATGTAAGCTGCGGTTTGTGAGAAGTTCGTGGTCATGAAACATCGTGTTCCAAAGGGGGCCAAGCATGGGCATCGCATGTCCTGCGATCTGTATGCGACCCATGCATGTTCAAAGATCACAAGCAGATTGTGGCCTTCAGCGGGGGCGTTGTCACCCACACTGGACAAGTCTGCCGCAGCACACCTCAACAACCGGATGAAGGTCTTGTTGGCCAGGATGGTGCTTGAGTTTCGGGGGCGTTAGACGCGGTAGGCAACCTTGCCGCTGGTTGCGATCGTGAAGTAGCCGCTCTTTTGCAATGCCTTGATCATTGCGTCCACTTCCGACTGGGAGATTCCACCTGAATTCTGAAACATTGCCCTGATGGAATTCACGACCGACTCGCGTTTCTTCGGCGAGAGCTTTTTCAGGTGTTGTTTGACGTGCTCAATTTTTTCTGCACGCGAAATCGGTTTGGCATCCGTGACTTTCGCGGATGGCGTGACGGCAGGAGCCGGAGACGGGCTCGGTTTGGTGAGCTGGCGGAGGGCTTCGTATTGTTGGGCGGTCATCTCGACCATGACGCTGCCAGTCGATGTGGTTCCTACTTTGTTCATGGCCTGCTTTGCTGGTTGGTCGAGTTCAATGGATCGACAGGCAATGGCGACTTCCTCAATACAGCAAGGATGGGATTCTGAGTCGAGTCAATGTTGCCTGTCTCGTGGCGGCGTCGCACGACCGCTTATGTTCCGTGAAGGGGCGTGTTCCGCTAAGGGACCGCGATCGCGTGCGCATTGAAAACGTAGCGTCCGGAGGCTGAGGACGAGCGTGCTTTCAGCGAACCGTGCATTGCGGATTCGTGAACGCGGGGGAGTCTGACGGTTTTGACGGTTACTCAGCCAAGGGAGGCCCGCGGACGTGGTTGCCGCAAGGCTGCTGGGGGGCGAATGGGCTGCGGTGGAAATGTTGCTGAGCCATCGCTTGGCTGTTCGGCATTGCCTTGTCACTCGTTCCGCCAGCCAAGGCATGGGCAGTTGCTCTACAATGCTCGCGAGGTGTATCCGTTGTGGAGATCCGCGCAACCATTGGGAATGGTGGAATGAAAGCTCAATCGTTTTTTGCCGTCGCTACGCTTCTGCTCTTCTCGGGCGCTGGATGGGGAGCTGAATCGGATGACGATTTGGTTCCCGAATCCACTTGGCAGGCGGGAGCCGCGAAAGTCGCGATCACGCCTAGCGAACCGGTCTGGATGGCTGGCTATGCCTCGCGAACTCGTCCGGCGGATGGAAAGTTGACCGAGTTGTGGGCGAAAGCGCTGGTGCTGGAGGACCCACAGGGAAATCGCGGCGTGATCCTGACTCTGGATCTTGTTGGCATTGATCGTGCACTTTCGCAATCCATCTGTGACAGATTGAAAGAGCTGTGCGGTCTGCAACGCAACCAGATTGTGATCTGCACGTCGCACACTCACAGTGGACCGGTCGTCGGTCTCAATCTGGCGCCACTTCATCACGGGTTGCTCACCGATCCCCAGCGAAAAGCGATCGATGATTGGGTCGATGCCTTCCAGGATCAGGTGATTGCGTTGGTAGAAGAAGCGATTGGCAAGCTTGCCCCCAGCGAGGTCACGTGGGGTAGCGGCACGGCAACGTTTGCCGTCAATCGTCGTGAGAACCCCGAGGCAGCGGTGCCCCAGCGACGATCCGAAGGCCAACTGCAAGGTCCCAGCGACCATGACGTTCCGGTGCTCGCCGTTCGAGACGTGGACGGCAGCTTGACCGCTGTCCTCTTCGGGTATGCCTGCCACGCGACGACCTTGAGTGGCTATCAATGGTCCGGTGACTATCCGGGGTACGCTCAAGTGAATTTGGAAAACCAGCATCCTGGTTGCGTGGCATTGTTCTTTGCCGGTTGCGGCGCCGACCAGAACCCGTTGCCCCGACGCACGGTGGAATTGGCGCAGCACTATGGGCGGCGTCTAGCCGATGCGGTGGACACGGTTTTGCTGACGACGCAAATGCACCCGGTCCAGGGTTCGTTGCGGACCTCGTATGCAGAGATTGATCTGCCGTTTGATGAACTGCCGACGAGGGAGGAAATCGAATTGAATTCAAGGTCCGAGAATCGCTACGAGGTGGCGAGGGCGAAAATGCTGTTGGAGCAAATCGATGGCGGGGCTCCACTGCTGCCGACCTACCCGTATCCGGTGAGCGCCTGGGCGATTGGCGATGGTCCGCTGCTCACAACGCTTGGCGGGGAAGTGGTTGTCGACTACGCGCTTCGGCTGAAGAGCGAATTGACAGGGGTGCAAACATGGGTGGCCGGTTACGCCAACGACGTGATGGCGTACGTTCCCTCCCGTCGAGTCCTTGGCGAAGGTGGGTATGAAGGCGGCGGGGCGATGGTTTACTACGGGCTGCCGACTTCGTGGGGGCCGAGCATCGAGAAGGACATCGTTCAGGAAGTTCATCGGCAGGTCGAAAGCGTGTCGACTCACGAGGAAACCGTTCCGAAGCGAGTCCGTTGATGCAACGCGTCTTTGAGTGGACGCTTCGTCCAAACCGCTTGCCTTGTGCTAGGAGTGTCGCCTAGTTTGGCACCGTCCTATTTCCCTTCGCCAAGCCAACGTGCCGCAAAAACGAGGTGGTTGGCAACCTTTTCCGCCATGCCATGAACGAAAGACGCCCGGAACCCGAAATCGTCTTTCGTTCGCCCTCCCACCGCGATTGCATGGATGCTCGGTTGGTGCTGGAATCGGTGGGGATCTCGAACGAAAAGCTTCAGCGATCAGGGGACTGGTGCTTGGTCGTGCCCGATGATCAAGTTGGCGCCGCCTTCGCAGAGTTGCAGTCGTATCGCAACGATCGTCTTGCCGAAACCAGTCCGTCGCTGCCACAGAAGTCACTCGTGTTCGGTGGCGCGATTGCGGGGGTGATTTACTATGCGGTTTTCATCGTTTCGGTCGCGGTTCTGGCAGAGACCTCCGCCTATGGGATCGACTGGAAAGCGGTCGGCCAGATGAACGCCGGCCAGGTGATGAATGGTGAGGGGTGGCGAACGATCACGGCGCTGACCTTGCATGCGGATGCCGGCCACCTGCTTTCGAATTTGGTTTTTGGCTGTGTCTTCGGCGTGCTAGCGGGGCGTCTTTTGGGTGGTGGATTGGCCTGGCTGGCAATCGTCCTGGCCGGTGCACTGGGGAACTTGATGAATGCCGTGATTCGGGACGGGGCGCACACTTCGATCGGCGCATCGACCGCCGTGTTCGCTGCGTTGGGGATTCTCGTCGCACACGCAATGCATCCTCGGTACAAGTCATCGGCGAAGGCATTGGTTCGCTGGAGTCCCTTGATCGGCGGCGTCCTGTTGTTGTCGTTCATGGGGATGGAAGGCGAACGAACCGATGTTCTGGCACACGTCACCGGTTTCATTGCCGGGATGGTGTTCGGCTGGGTTGGATGCCGATTGCCGGAAACATGGCTCGCCAACAGTTCATTTCAAATGATCGCAGGGTTGGTCACGGGGGCGATCGTGATTGCGTCATGGGTGCACGGGGCTCAGTGAGCTCATTCCGTGGAGAAGTTTGCGGGTGCGGACTTGCTGCCAGTTTCCTGTTTCGCAAGACACAGCTTCGGAGGCTTTGTCTTTTCTTTCACATCGGGTGCAGGCGGGAGCCTGCGAGGCAGTGTGTTCCCAGGCAGAGCCAGGGAACAAGATGGGCTCCTCAGCGCATTTTCTAGGCCCGGGAACACCACGGGGTTGCCGCACGGTCACTGTTCCAATTAAAGTGTTTGCAACTATTCTATACAATGACATGCACATAGAGGTTTGGCCAAGAGTTGGTTTCCGCACAATGGCTTGCGTGGCCTGACGTCCCGCACCTTGAATCAAGTGGAAGCGGACCAGACAACGCTTGTCCTGCGATGG
Proteins encoded in this region:
- a CDS encoding HsdR family type I site-specific deoxyribonuclease, with amino-acid sequence MLAVGSSAIRRSTTATYPGKKETYVLDFFNEPEDVLAAFQEYYEAATLLDVSDPNKIWELFDKLRSASIFLWTEVNQFSEVFYTKSKSNAALSNVCRPARDRWQTRYKEAREKFESNRKLYQHAKKLGDATFIANSEGDMNEAKKEMDALGVFKSDLISFSRYYEFMSQIVDYDSTDLEKLNLNALHLAPLLREEAPKEDPIDLSSIDLTHYRLSKIKQQDLLLVKEGAEGLSVGADIGTGKPKSKQEIFLSQLIARLNELFITDGPGPDQLRVHHPRLGPRERAGDESDREQLARTSSAG
- a CDS encoding DUF3800 domain-containing protein yields the protein MATEFVIFTDESVKDGAYFSNFYGGVLVRSRDLLRVTAQLSECKAEQNLHGELKWTKVTENYLDKYKTVMDAFFDLVAADLAKVRIMFTNNTYVPQGLTSEQRQSEYHRLYYQFIKHGFGLVFSNEEHDEPKRVRLNMDQMPTSREETAKFKSFIEALSRNPEMRRANVDFDKRQIAEVDSKDHDLLQCLDVVLGAMTFRLNNQHQVKPAGQSRRGKRTVAKEKLYKHISARVRVIYPHFNIGESTGTQGDLVNRWRHPYRHWKLVPRNHDRDMTRTKP
- a CDS encoding type I restriction-modification system subunit M N-terminal domain-containing protein, with translation MTTNFSQTAAYIWSLADLLRGDFKQSQYGRIILPFTILRRLECVLEANKPKVLAQVEKLKAMTAFEEEAREKFLLKAAKQSFYNTSPMDLSKLGSADIKTNLLTYIECFSKDAREIFEHFKFAEFIAQLQDATLRTGTDGGC
- a CDS encoding neutral/alkaline non-lysosomal ceramidase N-terminal domain-containing protein is translated as MKAQSFFAVATLLLFSGAGWGAESDDDLVPESTWQAGAAKVAITPSEPVWMAGYASRTRPADGKLTELWAKALVLEDPQGNRGVILTLDLVGIDRALSQSICDRLKELCGLQRNQIVICTSHTHSGPVVGLNLAPLHHGLLTDPQRKAIDDWVDAFQDQVIALVEEAIGKLAPSEVTWGSGTATFAVNRRENPEAAVPQRRSEGQLQGPSDHDVPVLAVRDVDGSLTAVLFGYACHATTLSGYQWSGDYPGYAQVNLENQHPGCVALFFAGCGADQNPLPRRTVELAQHYGRRLADAVDTVLLTTQMHPVQGSLRTSYAEIDLPFDELPTREEIELNSRSENRYEVARAKMLLEQIDGGAPLLPTYPYPVSAWAIGDGPLLTTLGGEVVVDYALRLKSELTGVQTWVAGYANDVMAYVPSRRVLGEGGYEGGGAMVYYGLPTSWGPSIEKDIVQEVHRQVESVSTHEETVPKRVR
- a CDS encoding rhomboid family intramembrane serine protease; translation: MNERRPEPEIVFRSPSHRDCMDARLVLESVGISNEKLQRSGDWCLVVPDDQVGAAFAELQSYRNDRLAETSPSLPQKSLVFGGAIAGVIYYAVFIVSVAVLAETSAYGIDWKAVGQMNAGQVMNGEGWRTITALTLHADAGHLLSNLVFGCVFGVLAGRLLGGGLAWLAIVLAGALGNLMNAVIRDGAHTSIGASTAVFAALGILVAHAMHPRYKSSAKALVRWSPLIGGVLLLSFMGMEGERTDVLAHVTGFIAGMVFGWVGCRLPETWLANSSFQMIAGLVTGAIVIASWVHGAQ